In Crassostrea angulata isolate pt1a10 chromosome 4, ASM2561291v2, whole genome shotgun sequence, one genomic interval encodes:
- the LOC128180921 gene encoding protein glass-like: MYTELDSYAPSGSTYDDFYCGSEDRRSDLSRSPLGVNINAYPMTTIEFEPIPNVFSFPPCTPTIKEFSVFKDKSQDIADALLSLKNAVVRPGYSGQLSPISSTMHLGHGGGATPSQPTVTYHNSSFHPGTYPQQNPNQFTVQQYPGNDPQQNNVFPSMSVNVSMSMNVGVPHNMGGNQYSVQQWSSNPQPRSATPPPSYQYNQYSFPPVSPQYNTSSVPQYPASYSITHEMRPFSTADSRNFIYRPTENYKEAARLCAVSQWKRSKFLGNRHSTSIQCESNKVNLCRICGKTYARPSTLKTHLRTHSGEKPYKCSTCSKSFSQAANLTAHTRTHSGEKPFHCPMCDRRFSQSSSVTTHMRTHSGERPYRCRLCKKAFSDSSTLTKHLRIHSGEKPYQCKLCLLRFSQSGNLNRHMRVHTTSV; the protein is encoded by the exons ATGTACACAGAACTGGACAGTTACGCCCCTTCTGGATCCACGTACGATGATTTCTACTGCGGGTCAGAGGACAGACGGTCTGACCTCTCAAGGTCACCGCTTGGCGTCAATATCAACGCCTATCCTATGACCACCATAGAATTTGAACCGATTCCAAATGTCTTCTCGTTTCCGCCTTGTACACCTACAATCAA GGAATTTTCTGTTTTCAAAGACAAGTCCCAAGATATCGCAGATGCTCTCTTGTCCCTAAAAAATGCGGTGGTCCGGCCAGGCTACAGTGGTCAGTTATCACCGATATCCTCTACAATGCACCTCGGACACGGGGGTGGGGCCACTCCAAGCCAGCCCACAGTGACCTATCACAACAGCTCCTTTCATCCGGGGACCTACCCTCAACAAAACCCAAACCAGTTCACGGTACAACAGTACCCAGGAAACGACCCCCAGCAGAATAACGTGTTTCCATCTATGAGTGTTAATGTCAGTATGAGTATGAATGTCGGGGTCCCCCACAACATGGGCGGTAACCAGTATTCTGTTCAGCAATGGTCGAGTAACCCTCAACCTAGATCCGCCACCCCACCGCCTTCCTATCAGTACAACCAGTACAGTTTCCCGCCAGTTTCGCCACAATACAACACTTCGTCTGTTCCGCAGTATCCAGCGTCCTACTCCATCACGCACGAAATGAGACCATTTTCGACTGCGGACAGCCGGAATTTTATCTACCGACCTACAGAAAACTACAAGGAGGCAGCTCGCCTCTGTGCCGTTTCACAGTGGAAACGAAGTAAATTTCTTGGGAACCGTCATAGCACCAGCATACAATGTGAATCCAATAAGGTTAATCTTTGCCGAATTTGTGGCAAGACATATGCTCGACCAAGTACTTTGAAAACCCATCTAAGAACACATTCCGGGGAGAAACCGTATAAATGTTCTACTTGTAGTAAATCATTCTCACAAGCGGCAAATCTCACGGCGCATACTCGGACACATAGTGGGGAAAAGCCCTTTCACTGTCCAATGTGTGACAGGAGATTCTCGCAAAGTTCTTCCGTGACAACGCACATGCGCACTCACAGCGGAGAACGTCCTTACAGATGCAGGCTTTGCAAAAAGGCTTTTTCCGACAGTTCCACTTTAACAAAGCATCTGAGAATCCATTCTGGAGAGAAACCTTATCAGTGTAAATTGTGTCTGCTTAGATTTTCACAGTCCGGAAACTTAAACCGGCACATGCGCGTTCACACAACAAGCGTGTGA
- the LOC128180920 gene encoding monocarboxylate transporter 14-like isoform X3 produces the protein MFGGFALFLGYLLSSLATGIGVVMLAQGVIGAMGSAAIHSPSIIILGRYFDKRRGFANGIAIAAGSLGGFATPIIFTKLMEEYSIRGALLLQSAILLNIVLAASFFRPTELTAKFANYDKMKNNRKKLNGNVKPEIIDEEFSNGSLLLGETPNGVELNQEGNGFVSNSLNSIERICIKEISTPRLSHLRKTAAKEHDDSASTASQFSSVHSLMSPSIADIHFASKVEQADDEKESSKKSCTSTFFKIMDIRMLKNKLVLLFTFIFCFGSVGTCLGIIFVAPLARDKNLTKDEIAITTALVSGSEFIFRIVLGFVADMNIVERYRIVQVSLFGTGAMLFLIPLLESFWHFTIFSVLYGLFSGPLISMYSPVCIDFVGIERFHRVMGILISFQGILLGAIGPAVGALRDLYGSYVQAYQLMASVTLLGATLFFFVPCLRKQVPTTETVIE, from the exons ATGTTTGGAGGGTTTGCCCTGTTTCTGGGCTATCTTTTGAGCAGCCTCGCCACTGGTATTGGAGTTGTGATGCTGGCTCAAGGAGTGATAGGAG CCATGGGTTCTGCCGCCATTCATTCACCAAGTATCATAATTCTAGGAAGATATTTCGATAAGAGGAGAGGGTTTGCGAATGGAATAGCGATAGCTGCCGGCAGCTTGGGCGGGTTTGCCACTCCTATAATCTTTACCAAGTTAATGGAAGAATATTCCATCCGAGGTGCTCTCCTTCTGCAGTCGGCCATCTTACTCAACATAGTGCTTGCTGCTTCCTTTTTTCGTCCAACAGAACTCACTGCAAAGTTTGCAAATTAcgacaaaatgaaaaacaatagaaaaaaattaaatggaaaCGTTAAACCAGAAATAATCGACGAAGAATTCTCAAACGGATCTTTGTTGTTGGGAGAGACTCCTAATGGCGTAGAACTAAACCAAGAAGGGAATGGGTTTGTTTCTAATTCTTTGAATTCAATTGAAAGGATATGCATAAAAGAAATCTCAACACCACGTTTGTCTCACCTCAGGAAAACTGCAGCGAAAGAGCACGACGACAGTGCGTCCACTGCGTCTCAGTTTAGTAGTGTCCACAGTTTGATGTCGCCATCCATAGCTGACATTCATTTTGCATCCAAAGTGGAGCAGGCAGACGACGAGAAAGAATCCAGTAAAAAATCGTGCACAAGTacgtttttcaaaataatggaTATCAGGATGTTGAAGAACAAGCTTGTGCTCCTTTTCACCTTCATTTTCTGCTTTGGTTCGGTTGGGACCTGTCTTGGAATAATATTTGTGGCGCCATTAGCGCGTGACAAGAATCTCACCAAAGATGAAATAGCAATAACAACCGCGTTAGTCAGTGGGTCGGAGTTTATTTTTCGAATTGTTTTGGGATTTGTTGCTGACATGAATATTGTTGAGAGGTACCGCATTGTGCAAGTTTCCCTTTTCGGAACCGGTGCTATGCTATTTTTGATTCCTCTTCTGGAGTCCTTTTGGCATTTTACTATCTTCAGCGTTTTGTACGGTTTATTCAGCGGACCACTGATTTCTATGTATTCCCCTGTCTGTATAGATTTTGTAGGGATAGAGCGATTTCATCGTGTCATgggtattttaatttcattccaAGGAATTCTACTGGGTGCCATTGGACCAGCTGTAG GCGCATTAAGAGATTTGTATGGTTCTTACGTACAGGCATACCAATTGATGGCATCGGTGACATTACTAGGTGCAACTCTGTTCTTTTTTGTTCCATGCCTGCGAAAGCAGGTACCAACAACAGAAACTGTTATAGAATGA
- the LOC128180920 gene encoding monocarboxylate transporter 5-like isoform X1, with product MGTEVDWPRDRGWSWVVLVATMATCFLEMGVYKSFGIYINAYLEEFNTSVTVASLISGIFSVTFCFTALPLTAFGTDKFGCRPLVMFGGFALFLGYLLSSLATGIGVVMLAQGVIGAMGSAAIHSPSIIILGRYFDKRRGFANGIAIAAGSLGGFATPIIFTKLMEEYSIRGALLLQSAILLNIVLAASFFRPTELTAKFANYDKMKNNRKKLNGNVKPEIIDEEFSNGSLLLGETPNGVELNQEGNGFVSNSLNSIERICIKEISTPRLSHLRKTAAKEHDDSASTASQFSSVHSLMSPSIADIHFASKVEQADDEKESSKKSCTSTFFKIMDIRMLKNKLVLLFTFIFCFGSVGTCLGIIFVAPLARDKNLTKDEIAITTALVSGSEFIFRIVLGFVADMNIVERYRIVQVSLFGTGAMLFLIPLLESFWHFTIFSVLYGLFSGPLISMYSPVCIDFVGIERFHRVMGILISFQGILLGAIGPAVGALRDLYGSYVQAYQLMASVTLLGATLFFFVPCLRKQVPTTETVIE from the exons ATGGGGACAGAGGTGGACTGGCCGAGAGACAGGGGGTGGTCTTGGGTCGTACTAGTgg CAACAATGGCCACGTGTTTCTTGGAGATGGGGGTGTACAAATCCTTCGGAATCTACATCAACGCTTACTTAGAGGAATTCAACACCTCGGTGACGGTGGCTTCCCtcatttccggaattttttccGTCACTTTTTGCTTCACAG CTTTGCCTTTGACTGCCTTTGGTACGGACAAGTTTGGATGCCGCCCCCTTGTAATGTTTGGAGGGTTTGCCCTGTTTCTGGGCTATCTTTTGAGCAGCCTCGCCACTGGTATTGGAGTTGTGATGCTGGCTCAAGGAGTGATAGGAG CCATGGGTTCTGCCGCCATTCATTCACCAAGTATCATAATTCTAGGAAGATATTTCGATAAGAGGAGAGGGTTTGCGAATGGAATAGCGATAGCTGCCGGCAGCTTGGGCGGGTTTGCCACTCCTATAATCTTTACCAAGTTAATGGAAGAATATTCCATCCGAGGTGCTCTCCTTCTGCAGTCGGCCATCTTACTCAACATAGTGCTTGCTGCTTCCTTTTTTCGTCCAACAGAACTCACTGCAAAGTTTGCAAATTAcgacaaaatgaaaaacaatagaaaaaaattaaatggaaaCGTTAAACCAGAAATAATCGACGAAGAATTCTCAAACGGATCTTTGTTGTTGGGAGAGACTCCTAATGGCGTAGAACTAAACCAAGAAGGGAATGGGTTTGTTTCTAATTCTTTGAATTCAATTGAAAGGATATGCATAAAAGAAATCTCAACACCACGTTTGTCTCACCTCAGGAAAACTGCAGCGAAAGAGCACGACGACAGTGCGTCCACTGCGTCTCAGTTTAGTAGTGTCCACAGTTTGATGTCGCCATCCATAGCTGACATTCATTTTGCATCCAAAGTGGAGCAGGCAGACGACGAGAAAGAATCCAGTAAAAAATCGTGCACAAGTacgtttttcaaaataatggaTATCAGGATGTTGAAGAACAAGCTTGTGCTCCTTTTCACCTTCATTTTCTGCTTTGGTTCGGTTGGGACCTGTCTTGGAATAATATTTGTGGCGCCATTAGCGCGTGACAAGAATCTCACCAAAGATGAAATAGCAATAACAACCGCGTTAGTCAGTGGGTCGGAGTTTATTTTTCGAATTGTTTTGGGATTTGTTGCTGACATGAATATTGTTGAGAGGTACCGCATTGTGCAAGTTTCCCTTTTCGGAACCGGTGCTATGCTATTTTTGATTCCTCTTCTGGAGTCCTTTTGGCATTTTACTATCTTCAGCGTTTTGTACGGTTTATTCAGCGGACCACTGATTTCTATGTATTCCCCTGTCTGTATAGATTTTGTAGGGATAGAGCGATTTCATCGTGTCATgggtattttaatttcattccaAGGAATTCTACTGGGTGCCATTGGACCAGCTGTAG GCGCATTAAGAGATTTGTATGGTTCTTACGTACAGGCATACCAATTGATGGCATCGGTGACATTACTAGGTGCAACTCTGTTCTTTTTTGTTCCATGCCTGCGAAAGCAGGTACCAACAACAGAAACTGTTATAGAATGA
- the LOC128180920 gene encoding monocarboxylate transporter 9-like isoform X2, with protein sequence MGTEVDWPRDRGWSWVVLVATMATCFLEMGVYKSFGIYINAYLEEFNTSVTVASLISGIFSVTFCFTALPLTAFGTDKFGCRPLVMFGGFALFLGYLLSSLATGIGVVMLAQGVIGAMGSAAIHSPSIIILGRYFDKRRGFANGIAIAAGSLGGFATPIIFTKLMEEYSIRGALLLQSAILLNIVLAASFFRPTELTAKFANYDKMKNNRKKLNGNVKPEIIDEEFSNGSLLLGETPNGVELNQEGNGFVSNSLNSIERICIKEISTPRLSHLRKTAAKEHDDSASTASQFSSVHSLMSPSIADIHFASKVEQADDEKESSKKSCTSTFFKIMDIRMLKNKLVLLFTFIFCFGSVGTCLGIIFVAPLARDKNLTKDEIAITTALVSGSEFIFRIVLGFVADMNIVERYRIVQVSLFGTGAMLFLIPLLESFWHFTIFSVLYGLFSGPLISMYSPVCIDFVGIERFHRVMGILISFQGILLGAIGPAAH encoded by the exons ATGGGGACAGAGGTGGACTGGCCGAGAGACAGGGGGTGGTCTTGGGTCGTACTAGTgg CAACAATGGCCACGTGTTTCTTGGAGATGGGGGTGTACAAATCCTTCGGAATCTACATCAACGCTTACTTAGAGGAATTCAACACCTCGGTGACGGTGGCTTCCCtcatttccggaattttttccGTCACTTTTTGCTTCACAG CTTTGCCTTTGACTGCCTTTGGTACGGACAAGTTTGGATGCCGCCCCCTTGTAATGTTTGGAGGGTTTGCCCTGTTTCTGGGCTATCTTTTGAGCAGCCTCGCCACTGGTATTGGAGTTGTGATGCTGGCTCAAGGAGTGATAGGAG CCATGGGTTCTGCCGCCATTCATTCACCAAGTATCATAATTCTAGGAAGATATTTCGATAAGAGGAGAGGGTTTGCGAATGGAATAGCGATAGCTGCCGGCAGCTTGGGCGGGTTTGCCACTCCTATAATCTTTACCAAGTTAATGGAAGAATATTCCATCCGAGGTGCTCTCCTTCTGCAGTCGGCCATCTTACTCAACATAGTGCTTGCTGCTTCCTTTTTTCGTCCAACAGAACTCACTGCAAAGTTTGCAAATTAcgacaaaatgaaaaacaatagaaaaaaattaaatggaaaCGTTAAACCAGAAATAATCGACGAAGAATTCTCAAACGGATCTTTGTTGTTGGGAGAGACTCCTAATGGCGTAGAACTAAACCAAGAAGGGAATGGGTTTGTTTCTAATTCTTTGAATTCAATTGAAAGGATATGCATAAAAGAAATCTCAACACCACGTTTGTCTCACCTCAGGAAAACTGCAGCGAAAGAGCACGACGACAGTGCGTCCACTGCGTCTCAGTTTAGTAGTGTCCACAGTTTGATGTCGCCATCCATAGCTGACATTCATTTTGCATCCAAAGTGGAGCAGGCAGACGACGAGAAAGAATCCAGTAAAAAATCGTGCACAAGTacgtttttcaaaataatggaTATCAGGATGTTGAAGAACAAGCTTGTGCTCCTTTTCACCTTCATTTTCTGCTTTGGTTCGGTTGGGACCTGTCTTGGAATAATATTTGTGGCGCCATTAGCGCGTGACAAGAATCTCACCAAAGATGAAATAGCAATAACAACCGCGTTAGTCAGTGGGTCGGAGTTTATTTTTCGAATTGTTTTGGGATTTGTTGCTGACATGAATATTGTTGAGAGGTACCGCATTGTGCAAGTTTCCCTTTTCGGAACCGGTGCTATGCTATTTTTGATTCCTCTTCTGGAGTCCTTTTGGCATTTTACTATCTTCAGCGTTTTGTACGGTTTATTCAGCGGACCACTGATTTCTATGTATTCCCCTGTCTGTATAGATTTTGTAGGGATAGAGCGATTTCATCGTGTCATgggtattttaatttcattccaAGGAATTCTACTGGGTGCCATTGGACCAGCT GCGCATTAA